One part of the Streptomyces sp. NBC_00286 genome encodes these proteins:
- a CDS encoding ATP-binding protein: MPSASSSSTAVDDELAEGGRGLLITEAVTDRWGWLPLTGGGRTGKTVWFECDAKANA; encoded by the coding sequence GTGCCCTCCGCCAGTTCGTCGTCCACAGCTGTGGACGACGAACTGGCGGAGGGCGGCCGGGGCCTGCTGATCACCGAGGCGGTCACGGACCGCTGGGGCTGGCTGCCGCTGACGGGCGGCGGCCGTACCGGGAAGACCGTGTGGTTCGAGTGCGACGCCAAGGCGAACGCCTGA
- a CDS encoding TIGR03943 family putative permease subunit has translation MRFRTQGVLLLLCGAALLRVALFSELYLRYVKEGLRPYLVISGVLLLVLGVLGLVRRENGDGDSRDHGERDSRDQDGGDHGHDDRPGHGHGHDHTRSPRIAWLLAAPALALLIYPPPALGSYSAEREAAKVAAQSVGTFPKLPAGDPVELTLGAFASRAQFDSGASMKGRTLRLTGFVTKDDDGKWYVARLFVNCCAADAAPLKVQVRGAKAPARDTWVTVTGTWHRTGKPGSDEARPVLNATSVERVDQPSNPYEKR, from the coding sequence ATGAGGTTCCGTACGCAGGGGGTGTTGCTGCTTCTGTGCGGGGCGGCGCTGCTGAGGGTGGCCCTCTTCAGCGAGCTGTATCTGCGGTATGTGAAAGAGGGGCTGCGGCCCTATCTGGTCATCTCGGGCGTGCTGCTGCTCGTGCTCGGCGTGCTGGGCCTCGTCAGGCGTGAGAACGGCGACGGGGACAGTCGTGATCACGGCGAGCGCGACAGTCGTGATCAGGATGGCGGCGACCACGGGCACGATGACCGTCCAGGTCACGGCCACGGCCATGACCACACCCGCAGCCCCCGTATCGCCTGGCTCCTCGCCGCCCCCGCCCTCGCCCTCCTCATCTACCCGCCCCCCGCCCTCGGCTCGTACAGCGCCGAGCGCGAGGCGGCGAAGGTCGCGGCGCAGAGCGTCGGCACCTTCCCCAAGCTCCCGGCGGGGGATCCGGTCGAGCTGACGCTGGGCGCGTTCGCGTCGCGTGCGCAGTTCGACAGCGGCGCCTCCATGAAGGGGCGCACCCTCCGGCTGACCGGTTTCGTGACGAAGGACGACGACGGCAAGTGGTACGTCGCCCGCCTCTTCGTCAACTGCTGCGCCGCCGACGCCGCGCCCCTGAAGGTCCAGGTCCGCGGCGCCAAGGCCCCCGCCCGCGACACCTGGGTCACCGTCACAGGCACCTGGCACCGCACCGGCAAACCCGGCTCGGACGAGGCCCGCCCGGTCCTGAACGCCACCTCGGTGGAACGCGTCGACCAGCCGTCGAACCCGTACGAGAAGCGCTGA
- a CDS encoding L,D-transpeptidase, with the protein MSDDPRPAESHRALAGALRKWADDHESPPPVPGAEIRRRAVRRRRRRHASLAAVGTSVVAAVSVVLSMAFTGGKEGPHHSRPPAATLKAPGPPSAAGSVPAATVNLSRRELVVGGRVLPISTGSAKTPTPTGRMTVTGKYKVAALPTDMFGLERRYEMKAPWVIQLRTPQNRTNYIVAFTPDEKAPGNYDSTTGWIGLRRGDAEWLYRRLDRGAVVAVVGAAPTPTPVPATPAPVRTTMPRGSTS; encoded by the coding sequence GTGTCCGATGACCCCCGGCCCGCCGAGTCCCACCGCGCACTGGCCGGCGCCCTCCGCAAGTGGGCCGACGATCACGAGAGTCCGCCGCCCGTCCCGGGCGCCGAGATCCGCCGTCGTGCCGTACGCCGCCGACGTCGCCGTCACGCCTCCCTGGCCGCCGTCGGCACCAGTGTGGTGGCGGCCGTGTCGGTGGTCCTGAGCATGGCGTTCACCGGCGGGAAGGAGGGCCCCCACCACTCCAGGCCACCCGCGGCCACCCTCAAGGCACCGGGGCCGCCGTCCGCCGCCGGCTCGGTTCCCGCCGCGACCGTGAACCTCTCCCGGCGTGAACTGGTCGTCGGAGGGCGCGTCCTGCCCATCTCCACGGGGTCGGCCAAGACGCCGACGCCGACCGGCCGTATGACGGTCACCGGCAAGTACAAGGTCGCCGCGCTGCCCACCGACATGTTCGGACTCGAGCGTCGGTACGAGATGAAGGCGCCGTGGGTGATCCAGCTCCGTACGCCCCAGAACCGTACGAACTACATCGTCGCCTTCACCCCGGACGAGAAGGCTCCCGGCAACTACGACAGCACGACGGGATGGATCGGGCTCCGCCGCGGCGACGCGGAGTGGCTGTACCGGCGGCTCGATCGGGGTGCGGTGGTGGCCGTGGTGGGAGCGGCGCCCACGCCGACGCCGGTACCCGCGACACCCGCGCCGGTGCGGACGACGATGCCGCGCGGTTCGACGTCGTGA
- a CDS encoding dihydrofolate reductase family protein — translation MKLVLQEFLSLDGVSQGPGAPDEDTSDGFTRGGWFVPHLDETFERLAGTWIEQADAFLFGRRTYLNFARDWPKMTEHPAAAILNGRPKYVASHTLTRADWNPTTILSGDVSAQVAELKRQPGRDLQIHGSARLGQSLLAAGLIDELRLAIAPVVVGTGRRLFPDGGAPAGFRLVSNETTPGGLTILVLEATGLPEYGTYGAEG, via the coding sequence ATGAAACTGGTACTGCAGGAGTTTCTGTCGCTGGACGGTGTCTCCCAGGGGCCGGGCGCCCCGGACGAGGACACGAGTGACGGATTCACGCGGGGCGGATGGTTCGTACCGCATCTGGACGAGACGTTCGAGCGGTTGGCCGGTACGTGGATCGAGCAGGCGGACGCGTTTCTGTTCGGCCGCCGTACGTATCTGAACTTCGCGCGGGACTGGCCGAAGATGACCGAGCACCCGGCCGCCGCCATCCTGAACGGCCGGCCGAAATACGTGGCCTCCCACACCCTCACCCGAGCCGACTGGAACCCCACCACGATCCTCTCCGGCGACGTCTCCGCCCAGGTCGCCGAACTGAAACGCCAACCCGGCCGCGACCTCCAGATCCACGGCAGCGCCCGCCTCGGCCAGTCACTCCTGGCCGCCGGCCTGATCGACGAACTCCGCCTCGCGATCGCCCCCGTCGTCGTGGGCACCGGCCGCCGCCTGTTCCCGGACGGCGGCGCCCCGGCAGGCTTCCGCCTGGTGAGCAACGAGACGACACCGGGCGGCCTGACGATCCTGGTCCTGGAAGCGACGGGGCTTCCGGAGTACGGAACGTACGGGGCTGAGGGGTAG
- a CDS encoding SDR family NAD(P)-dependent oxidoreductase encodes MKWTERDIPDQKGRVAVVTGANTGLGFETARALAERGATVVLAVRDVEKGRQAAARMSGDVTVQQLDLTSLESIRTAAADLHGTHTGIDLLINNAGVMYPPKQTTRDGFELQFGTNHLGHFAFTGLVLDLLLPVPGSRVVTVSSLAHRVRAGIHFDDLQSERSYSRVAAYGQSKLANLMFTYELQHRLASRGTTISVAAHPGLANTDLMRNLPAAMRVISPVIAPLMSQKPEMGALPTLRAATDPAVHGAQYYGPDGMGGSRGHPKLVESSPESYDRTVQQRLWTVSENLTGVKFPA; translated from the coding sequence ATGAAGTGGACCGAGCGCGACATCCCCGATCAGAAGGGGCGGGTGGCGGTGGTGACCGGCGCCAACACCGGCCTTGGCTTCGAGACCGCCCGTGCCCTGGCGGAACGCGGAGCGACGGTGGTGCTGGCCGTGCGGGACGTCGAGAAGGGCAGGCAGGCGGCCGCCCGCATGTCCGGCGACGTCACCGTGCAGCAGCTGGACCTGACGTCACTGGAGTCGATCCGCACCGCCGCGGCCGACCTGCACGGAACGCACACGGGGATCGACCTGCTGATCAACAACGCCGGTGTGATGTACCCGCCGAAGCAGACCACGCGTGACGGCTTCGAGCTGCAGTTCGGCACCAACCATCTCGGCCACTTCGCGTTCACCGGGCTGGTGCTGGACCTGCTGCTCCCCGTGCCGGGCTCGCGCGTGGTGACGGTCAGCAGCCTCGCCCACCGCGTACGGGCCGGCATCCACTTCGACGACCTGCAGTCGGAGCGGTCCTACAGCCGCGTAGCGGCCTACGGGCAGTCGAAGCTGGCGAACCTGATGTTCACCTACGAGCTGCAACACCGCCTCGCCTCGCGCGGCACCACGATCTCGGTGGCCGCACACCCGGGTCTGGCCAACACCGATCTCATGCGCAACCTCCCGGCCGCGATGCGGGTGATCAGCCCCGTGATCGCGCCCTTGATGAGCCAGAAGCCGGAGATGGGCGCACTACCGACCCTGCGCGCCGCCACCGACCCCGCCGTCCACGGCGCCCAGTACTACGGCCCCGACGGCATGGGCGGCTCCCGAGGCCACCCGAAGCTCGTCGAGTCCAGCCCGGAGTCCTACGACCGCACAGTCCAGCAACGCCTGTGGACAGTCTCCGAGAACCTCACCGGCGTGAAGTTCCCCGCCTAG
- a CDS encoding ABC transporter substrate-binding protein has product MRSVVPSRNPLTPHSISRRRLLAVGGVLALGPLVAACGGDDGEPSQAGNSGSGGPWTFKDDRGKNVELDKAPERLVAFVSTAAALYDYGIECEGIFGPSKPVGGKPNAQAGEMDVSKLTSLGTAFGEFNIEKYATLKPDLLISNMFPAPDLWYVPEESKDKIEALAPTVGINVARTSLLDPLRRTAELAEALGADLKVKKATDAKARFDKAVETLKAAAEANGGLKVMAMTGDDQQMYVAVPDSYCDLNYFKSLGVEFVEGRKSDEWGFWEFLSWENADKHHADLIMVDNRSHALPAKELNRKPTWRELPAIKAGQTTPWSMEERFSYAGWAPVVERLAAAVRTSKKLSA; this is encoded by the coding sequence ATGCGCAGTGTCGTCCCTTCACGCAACCCCCTGACTCCGCACAGCATTTCCCGTCGGCGGCTTCTCGCAGTCGGCGGCGTACTCGCCCTCGGTCCGCTGGTCGCCGCCTGCGGTGGGGACGACGGCGAACCCTCGCAGGCCGGGAACAGCGGAAGCGGCGGGCCCTGGACGTTCAAGGACGACCGGGGGAAGAACGTCGAGCTCGACAAAGCGCCGGAGCGGCTCGTCGCGTTCGTGAGTACCGCAGCCGCGCTCTACGACTACGGCATCGAGTGCGAGGGCATCTTCGGGCCCAGCAAACCGGTCGGGGGCAAGCCCAATGCGCAGGCCGGCGAGATGGACGTATCGAAGCTGACCAGCCTCGGCACGGCGTTCGGCGAGTTCAACATCGAGAAGTACGCGACGCTGAAGCCGGACCTGCTGATCAGCAACATGTTCCCGGCGCCCGACCTCTGGTACGTACCCGAGGAGAGCAAGGACAAGATCGAGGCCCTCGCACCCACCGTGGGCATCAACGTCGCCCGCACCTCGCTCCTCGACCCCCTGAGGCGTACCGCTGAACTCGCCGAGGCGCTCGGCGCGGATCTGAAGGTGAAGAAGGCCACCGACGCGAAGGCCCGCTTCGACAAGGCCGTGGAGACCTTGAAGGCGGCCGCCGAGGCGAACGGCGGGCTCAAGGTCATGGCGATGACGGGGGACGACCAGCAGATGTACGTCGCCGTCCCCGACTCGTACTGCGACCTCAACTACTTCAAGAGCCTCGGCGTCGAGTTCGTCGAGGGGAGGAAGTCCGACGAGTGGGGCTTCTGGGAGTTCCTGAGCTGGGAGAACGCCGACAAGCACCACGCCGACCTGATCATGGTCGACAACCGCTCACACGCCCTCCCCGCCAAGGAACTCAACAGGAAGCCGACTTGGCGCGAGCTGCCCGCCATCAAGGCCGGACAGACCACGCCGTGGTCGATGGAGGAGCGCTTCAGTTACGCGGGCTGGGCCCCGGTGGTCGAACGGCTCGCGGCGGCGGTGCGGACATCGAAGAAGCTCTCCGCCTAG
- a CDS encoding DUF397 domain-containing protein, translating into MTNTRWRKSSYSGNTGGECVEVADLTPHIAVRDSKNPEAGAFTVTPDAFAAFVTSL; encoded by the coding sequence GTGACCAACACGCGGTGGCGTAAGTCGAGTTACAGCGGCAACACCGGTGGCGAATGCGTGGAGGTCGCCGACCTCACCCCCCACATCGCCGTCCGCGACTCCAAGAACCCCGAAGCCGGCGCCTTCACCGTCACCCCGGACGCCTTCGCCGCCTTCGTCACCTCCCTCTAG
- a CDS encoding TetR/AcrR family transcriptional regulator, which yields MTFQRARSKEQREIRRQTILDTAAAMLDEMPVADLSLNELSRRVGLAKSNVLRYFESREAVLFELLERAMARCLAELPDELTKGVDPHLSARERGDQVAAVLGASLARHTVLLDLINAQPNVLEHNVSVDVVVRHKRSAIAGLTNTADLIRQYVPELGDDARTVAMMTMILAGALSAYCRPSASAAAAYEADPAVSVLRLDLRTTLEHATATLIAGTLARP from the coding sequence ATGACATTCCAGCGGGCGCGCAGCAAGGAGCAGCGCGAGATCCGGCGCCAGACGATCCTGGACACGGCGGCGGCGATGCTCGACGAGATGCCGGTGGCCGACCTGAGCCTCAACGAGCTGAGCCGTCGGGTCGGGCTGGCCAAGTCGAACGTGCTGCGTTACTTCGAGTCCCGTGAGGCGGTGCTGTTCGAACTGCTGGAGCGCGCCATGGCGAGATGCCTGGCGGAGCTGCCGGACGAACTGACCAAGGGCGTCGACCCACACCTGTCGGCGCGCGAACGCGGTGACCAGGTGGCCGCGGTACTCGGCGCGTCCCTCGCCCGCCACACGGTGCTGCTCGATCTCATCAACGCGCAGCCCAATGTGCTGGAGCACAACGTGTCCGTCGACGTGGTGGTGCGCCACAAGCGGTCGGCCATCGCCGGCCTCACGAACACGGCCGACCTCATCCGCCAGTACGTGCCGGAACTCGGCGACGACGCCCGGACGGTGGCCATGATGACGATGATCCTGGCCGGCGCCCTCTCGGCCTACTGCCGGCCCTCCGCCAGCGCTGCCGCCGCCTACGAAGCCGACCCCGCCGTGAGCGTGCTCCGCCTGGACCTGCGCACCACCCTGGAACACGCCACCGCCACGCTGATCGCGGGCACACTGGCACGCCCCTGA
- a CDS encoding helix-turn-helix domain-containing protein — protein sequence MAERDDPGIIGRRVQQLRTERGLTQKQLAEGKYTPAYISTLEAGRVRPSEEALRHIAARLGVAYEELATGRPAHLATTLRLRLTDAQRTLATGEAEAAAEQYAALLMEAEAHGLDAECAAALLGLGECALESGDLVAGRLRFEEAEKRLADAPLPIRVPALRGRAVAHYLAGELRYACYLLESALDELNRTGLHDPGALVLLYASVIGPYMDMGAHARAAQAAEFALALAPQVEDPALVARMHRSVARTLLAEGRIAEADASLAKAAELYRQLQTRTELANCHWMRGYVYAQNGQLDRAESELREARAILAAKRATLYTSQVVVELADVLHRRGKSTEAAELLRDVLGDLNSERGAVHAAAAHRLLGIIAEDAGDTESAEEHYVRALSLLERAGAAGDLADLCRMLGDLFRRTGRVEAALDAYRTGLGHQTAPGTTTLGPAPAHPPL from the coding sequence ATGGCCGAGCGTGACGACCCGGGAATCATCGGGCGCCGAGTCCAGCAGCTGCGTACCGAACGTGGGCTGACCCAGAAGCAGTTGGCGGAGGGAAAGTACACGCCGGCCTACATCTCCACGCTGGAGGCGGGGCGCGTACGGCCCTCGGAGGAGGCGTTGCGGCATATCGCCGCCCGGCTCGGCGTCGCGTACGAGGAACTGGCCACCGGCCGTCCCGCCCACCTCGCCACGACCCTGCGGCTGCGGCTCACCGACGCGCAGCGCACCCTCGCCACCGGGGAGGCGGAGGCCGCGGCAGAGCAGTACGCGGCGCTGCTGATGGAGGCAGAGGCGCACGGGCTCGACGCCGAGTGCGCCGCCGCGCTGCTGGGGCTCGGCGAGTGCGCCCTGGAGTCCGGCGATCTGGTCGCCGGCCGGCTCCGGTTCGAGGAGGCGGAGAAACGGCTCGCGGACGCACCGTTACCGATCCGGGTGCCGGCCCTGCGCGGACGGGCGGTCGCCCACTACCTGGCGGGCGAACTCCGGTACGCCTGCTACCTGTTGGAGTCCGCCCTCGACGAACTCAACCGCACCGGCCTGCACGACCCCGGCGCCCTGGTCCTCCTCTACGCGAGCGTGATCGGGCCGTACATGGACATGGGCGCCCACGCGCGCGCCGCCCAGGCCGCGGAGTTCGCCCTGGCGCTGGCTCCGCAGGTGGAGGATCCGGCACTGGTGGCCCGTATGCACCGCTCGGTCGCCCGTACGCTGCTCGCCGAAGGCAGGATCGCGGAGGCGGACGCATCCCTGGCGAAGGCGGCGGAACTGTACCGCCAGCTCCAGACCCGTACGGAACTCGCCAACTGCCACTGGATGCGCGGCTACGTATACGCCCAGAACGGCCAACTGGACCGCGCCGAGAGCGAGTTGCGTGAGGCCCGTGCGATCCTCGCCGCGAAGCGCGCGACGCTCTACACCAGCCAGGTGGTGGTGGAACTGGCCGACGTCCTGCACCGGCGGGGCAAATCGACCGAGGCGGCGGAACTGCTGCGCGATGTGCTGGGGGATCTCAACTCGGAGCGGGGTGCCGTTCATGCGGCGGCGGCTCATCGGCTGCTGGGGATCATCGCCGAGGACGCGGGGGACACGGAGTCGGCCGAGGAGCACTATGTGCGGGCGCTGAGCCTGTTGGAGCGGGCGGGCGCGGCGGGGGATCTGGCGGACCTGTGCCGGATGCTGGGCGACCTGTTCCGGCGTACGGGCCGGGTGGAGGCGGCGCTGGACGCGTACCGGACGGGTCTGGGCCACCAGACCGCGCCGGGGACCACGACGCTGGGGCCGGCACCGGCGCACCCGCCGCTCTGA
- a CDS encoding SigE family RNA polymerase sigma factor: MTEEEFDAFYAAAFPRLTGQLYAFTGDHGEAQDVVQEAFVRAWDRRREFLAEGAPEAWIRTVAMRLAVSRWRRARRWLELVRRTAPPEHMPGPGPERTALVQALRELPEVQRQAVVLHHLCDLSVEQVASETGAPVGTVKARLSRGRAALARWLSEADELAEREDDRVR; this comes from the coding sequence ATGACCGAGGAAGAGTTCGACGCGTTCTACGCCGCCGCGTTCCCGCGGCTGACCGGCCAGCTCTACGCCTTCACCGGGGATCACGGCGAGGCACAGGACGTCGTCCAGGAGGCGTTCGTACGTGCCTGGGACCGGCGGCGGGAGTTCCTGGCCGAGGGGGCTCCCGAGGCGTGGATCCGCACCGTCGCGATGCGGCTCGCGGTGAGCCGCTGGCGGCGGGCGAGGCGTTGGCTGGAACTGGTGCGCCGCACCGCGCCGCCGGAGCACATGCCGGGGCCGGGTCCCGAGCGCACCGCGCTGGTCCAGGCCTTGCGGGAGCTGCCCGAGGTGCAGCGCCAAGCCGTCGTACTTCACCATCTGTGCGACCTCAGTGTCGAACAGGTAGCCTCCGAAACCGGTGCGCCCGTGGGCACGGTCAAGGCCCGGCTGTCCCGTGGCCGCGCGGCGCTGGCGCGGTGGCTGAGCGAGGCCGATGAACTGGCTGAGAGGGAGGACGACCGTGTCCGATGA
- a CDS encoding helix-turn-helix domain-containing protein yields MVNIRHLDPSASPLDYYGAELRRYREAAGLSQKQLGAAVFCTGSLIGQIETAHKVPTREFSERVDVALETEGAFSRLVGLVLRSQLPSWFQPFADMEARASYICTYQAQLVYGLLQTEEYARAVLATGMPSKLEELVAARMERQRTLSREHPPLTWVVLDEAALHRPIGGRTVMRNQLAHLLGCIDRRWVRIQVLPYEAGEHASLIGSFTSMRFEDDPDIIYTEDLISGHMTANPETVREAAPRYAHLQGAALSVENSAALITRVMEERYGDQRGRDQHAVA; encoded by the coding sequence ATGGTGAATATCCGCCACCTCGACCCCAGCGCGAGCCCGCTGGACTACTACGGCGCGGAACTCCGCCGCTACCGCGAGGCCGCCGGGCTCAGCCAGAAGCAGTTGGGCGCCGCCGTGTTCTGCACCGGGTCCCTGATCGGGCAGATCGAAACGGCGCACAAGGTCCCGACGCGGGAGTTCAGCGAACGGGTGGACGTGGCCCTCGAGACGGAGGGCGCCTTCTCGCGGTTGGTTGGGCTGGTGCTGCGGTCGCAACTGCCGAGTTGGTTCCAGCCGTTCGCCGACATGGAGGCGCGGGCCTCCTACATCTGCACGTACCAGGCGCAGTTGGTGTACGGGCTCCTGCAAACGGAGGAGTACGCCCGCGCGGTGCTGGCAACGGGCATGCCGAGCAAGCTCGAGGAGCTGGTGGCGGCCCGCATGGAACGCCAGCGCACCCTGTCCCGGGAGCACCCGCCGCTGACTTGGGTCGTACTGGACGAGGCCGCACTGCACCGGCCGATCGGTGGCCGGACGGTCATGCGCAACCAACTCGCCCACTTGTTGGGCTGCATCGACCGCCGGTGGGTGCGAATCCAGGTGCTGCCGTACGAGGCTGGTGAACACGCAAGCCTCATCGGATCGTTCACGAGCATGCGCTTCGAGGATGACCCGGACATCATCTACACGGAAGACCTGATCTCGGGGCACATGACTGCCAACCCGGAGACTGTCCGGGAAGCCGCACCCCGTTACGCTCACCTGCAGGGTGCCGCCCTCTCCGTGGAGAACTCGGCGGCACTGATCACCCGCGTAATGGAGGAACGCTATGGAGACCAGCGAGGGCGTGACCAACACGCGGTGGCGTAA
- a CDS encoding luciferase domain-containing protein: MTAAHRAMTLLESWPNLVSGPPKCTVGQAFASAGHEIVHFHTADSADLHLTRTAVERLLPQLRHNSAIRARPGASWITVLLDCDADVELLLGLVSVALKEHSEDAGGDARSRPSPPCDWERPAELPPVPAARPGAARRMVDRLMPHGHGH; encoded by the coding sequence ATGACCGCGGCCCATCGCGCCATGACTCTCCTGGAGAGCTGGCCGAACCTGGTAAGTGGCCCGCCCAAGTGCACCGTTGGGCAGGCCTTCGCTTCGGCGGGACACGAGATCGTCCATTTCCACACCGCCGATTCCGCCGACCTCCACCTCACGCGCACGGCGGTCGAACGCCTGCTCCCCCAGCTCCGCCACAACAGCGCCATCCGCGCACGCCCTGGCGCCTCCTGGATCACCGTCCTCCTCGACTGCGACGCCGACGTCGAACTCCTGCTGGGCCTCGTGAGCGTCGCCCTGAAGGAACACAGCGAGGATGCCGGCGGGGACGCCCGGAGCCGCCCCTCCCCGCCCTGCGACTGGGAACGCCCGGCCGAACTGCCCCCCGTCCCCGCCGCCCGTCCGGGAGCGGCCCGCCGCATGGTCGACCGGCTCATGCCCCACGGGCACGGGCACTGA
- a CDS encoding permease — protein MEERGSLEERGSLADGARLVARGVVYLVVGGVALVAIVTVGSVLGPMFALDLATPAMAAWWTVFTSIAVQAMPFLLLGTAVSAGIGAFVPERVFSRVLPKKPALAVPVAGAAGVVLPGCECASVPVADSLMRRGVAPAAALAFLLSAPAINPVVLVATSIAFPGNPAMVGARLVASLGTAVVMGWLWVRFGKEEWLPQRRTTGKGSSPTGWRGFRDGFQHDFLHAGGFLVLGAAAAATFNILVPRSVLDVFTDSPWLSVLLLAVLAVILCVCSEADAFVAASLTGFSPTARLTFMVVGPMVDLKLFALQAGTFGRAFAIRFSSVTWVVAVASSVGVGWWLL, from the coding sequence GTGGAGGAGAGAGGGAGTCTGGAGGAGAGAGGGAGTCTGGCCGACGGTGCGCGGTTGGTCGCGCGGGGGGTTGTGTATCTCGTCGTGGGCGGGGTCGCCCTCGTGGCGATCGTCACCGTCGGGTCCGTGCTCGGGCCGATGTTCGCGCTCGATCTCGCTACGCCTGCCATGGCGGCCTGGTGGACCGTGTTCACGTCCATCGCCGTGCAGGCGATGCCCTTTCTGCTGCTGGGGACGGCGGTGTCCGCGGGGATCGGGGCGTTCGTGCCGGAGCGGGTCTTCAGCCGCGTACTGCCCAAGAAACCGGCACTCGCCGTGCCCGTCGCGGGGGCGGCCGGGGTCGTGCTGCCCGGGTGTGAGTGCGCCTCCGTGCCCGTGGCCGACAGTCTGATGCGGCGCGGAGTCGCGCCCGCCGCCGCGCTCGCCTTTCTGCTGTCCGCGCCCGCCATCAATCCCGTCGTACTCGTCGCCACCTCCATCGCCTTCCCGGGCAACCCGGCCATGGTCGGCGCCCGGCTCGTCGCCTCGCTCGGCACCGCCGTGGTGATGGGGTGGCTGTGGGTCCGGTTCGGGAAGGAGGAGTGGCTGCCCCAGCGGCGTACGACCGGAAAGGGCTCGTCCCCTACCGGGTGGCGCGGCTTCCGGGACGGGTTCCAGCACGACTTTCTGCACGCGGGCGGCTTCCTCGTACTGGGCGCGGCCGCCGCGGCGACCTTCAACATCCTCGTCCCGCGTTCCGTGCTCGACGTCTTCACCGACTCCCCGTGGCTGTCGGTGCTGCTACTCGCCGTACTCGCCGTCATCCTGTGCGTCTGCTCCGAGGCAGACGCCTTCGTCGCGGCCTCGCTGACCGGGTTCTCGCCCACCGCGCGGCTCACCTTCATGGTGGTCGGACCGATGGTCGACCTGAAACTGTTCGCCCTCCAGGCAGGTACCTTCGGGCGGGCCTTCGCCATCCGGTTCTCGTCCGTGACCTGGGTCGTGGCCGTGGCGAGCAGTGTGGGCGTGGGGTGGTGGCTGCTATGA